A single Curtobacterium sp. MCJR17_020 DNA region contains:
- a CDS encoding Gfo/Idh/MocA family oxidoreductase, which yields MSRIGVGIIGAGNISDQYLTNLTQFADVEVLMVADLILERAASQAEKYGVPASGTVEELLARDDIQIVVNITIPAEHAKVGQQIIAAGKHTWSEKPVATNASDAQELLAAAAAAGVRYACAPDTVLGAGIQTAIRAIARGDIGTPLTATTMFHVPGPDQWHPDPEFLYAQGAGPLFDIGPYYVTTLLHAFGAASRVQAVSSKSRETRVIGSGPRAGTEFAVEVPTHHAALISFEGGQSAQTTLSFQHALPRNGFVEINGSEGTIVLPDPNVFDGDSTLWTLGKDEPTTLTHKGSTWGRGTGVVELARAIAEGRPERASGAVASHALDVMLGIRDAAESGQSVEITSSIDPIQPLPEDFDPAAAVLAEAANA from the coding sequence GTGAGCCGCATCGGAGTCGGCATCATCGGTGCGGGGAACATCTCGGACCAGTACCTGACGAACCTGACCCAGTTCGCCGACGTCGAGGTCCTGATGGTCGCCGACCTCATCCTCGAGCGCGCCGCGTCCCAGGCCGAGAAGTACGGCGTGCCCGCGTCCGGCACGGTCGAGGAGCTCCTCGCCCGCGACGACATCCAGATCGTGGTGAACATCACGATCCCTGCCGAGCACGCCAAGGTCGGCCAGCAGATCATCGCTGCCGGCAAGCACACCTGGAGCGAGAAGCCGGTCGCGACGAACGCCTCGGACGCGCAGGAGCTGCTCGCAGCCGCTGCGGCCGCCGGTGTCCGCTACGCCTGCGCCCCCGACACAGTCCTCGGTGCGGGCATCCAGACCGCCATCCGCGCCATCGCCCGCGGCGACATCGGCACGCCGCTCACCGCGACGACGATGTTCCACGTGCCCGGACCGGACCAGTGGCACCCGGACCCCGAGTTCCTGTACGCCCAGGGTGCCGGTCCGCTGTTCGACATCGGCCCCTACTACGTCACGACGCTCCTGCACGCCTTCGGCGCCGCCTCGCGCGTGCAGGCCGTGTCGTCGAAGTCCCGCGAGACGCGCGTGATCGGTTCCGGCCCCCGCGCTGGCACCGAGTTCGCCGTCGAGGTGCCCACGCACCACGCAGCGCTCATCTCGTTCGAGGGTGGCCAGTCGGCGCAGACGACCCTGTCGTTCCAGCACGCACTGCCCCGCAACGGCTTCGTCGAGATCAACGGCTCCGAGGGCACCATCGTGCTGCCGGACCCGAACGTCTTCGACGGTGACAGCACGCTGTGGACGCTCGGCAAGGACGAGCCGACCACGCTGACGCACAAGGGCTCCACCTGGGGCCGCGGCACGGGCGTCGTCGAGCTGGCCCGCGCGATCGCCGAGGGCCGCCCGGAGCGCGCCTCCGGTGCCGTCGCGTCGCACGCGCTGGACGTCATGCTCGGCATCCGCGATGCCGCCGAGTCGGGCCAGTCCGTCGAGATCACCTCGTCGATCGACCCGATCCAGCCGCTCCCCGAGGACTTCGACCCCGCTGCC
- a CDS encoding sugar phosphate isomerase/epimerase has product MPTTSVQLYSLRDAIAEDLDKAIARVAEIGYENVEPYAFVERATDLERAFAATGLKAPSGHVAVIDAEDTAPIWDAAERLGIQTVIDPFIPTDRWQTADDVAKIAERVNVLTAEAASRGLKFGYHNHQWEFTNKVDGRTVYDHFVSQISPETVLELDTFWATVGGADAPAVLRALGDRVVAIHVKDGKVDGDILTALPSSESALVVPEALQRAFENQTPAGQGDVDVAGILAAAPQAIRVVEFDAYSGDVFQGITESLAWLKDNDK; this is encoded by the coding sequence ATGCCCACCACTTCTGTGCAGCTGTACTCGCTGCGAGACGCCATCGCCGAAGACCTCGACAAGGCCATCGCCCGCGTCGCCGAGATCGGGTACGAGAACGTCGAGCCCTACGCGTTCGTCGAGCGTGCCACGGACCTCGAGCGTGCCTTCGCCGCGACCGGCCTCAAGGCACCGTCCGGCCACGTCGCCGTGATCGACGCCGAGGACACCGCCCCGATCTGGGACGCCGCCGAGCGCCTCGGCATCCAGACGGTCATCGACCCGTTCATCCCGACCGACCGCTGGCAGACCGCCGACGACGTCGCGAAGATCGCCGAGCGCGTCAACGTCCTGACCGCCGAGGCAGCCTCGCGCGGCCTCAAGTTCGGCTACCACAACCACCAGTGGGAGTTCACGAACAAGGTCGACGGCCGCACGGTCTACGACCACTTCGTGTCGCAGATCAGCCCGGAGACGGTGCTCGAACTCGACACCTTCTGGGCGACCGTCGGCGGCGCCGACGCCCCCGCCGTCCTGCGGGCGCTCGGCGACCGTGTCGTCGCCATCCACGTCAAGGACGGCAAGGTCGACGGTGACATCCTCACCGCGCTGCCCTCGTCGGAGAGCGCGCTCGTCGTGCCCGAGGCGCTGCAGCGTGCGTTCGAGAACCAGACCCCCGCGGGCCAGGGCGACGTGGACGTGGCGGGCATCCTCGCCGCGGCGCCGCAGGCCATCCGCGTCGTCGAGTTCGACGCCTACTCGGGCGACGTCTTCCAGGGCATCACCGAGTCCCTCGCCTGGCTGAAGGACAACGACAAGTGA